The Nicotiana tabacum cultivar K326 chromosome 14, ASM71507v2, whole genome shotgun sequence genome contains a region encoding:
- the LOC107759758 gene encoding homocysteine S-methyltransferase 2 isoform X2, with protein sequence MGLKTVEGLTDFLRQCGGYAVIDGGLATELERHGADLNDPLWSAKCVISSPHLIRRVHLDYLEAGANIIISASYQATLQGFEAKGISKEEGEALLKRSVEIACEARNIYNDRAAKSSWDDLDNESNLKHKPILVAASVGSYGAYLADGSEYSGIYGDAIMVKTLKDFHRRRVQVLANSGADLIAFETTPNKMEAQAYAELLEEEVINIPAWFSFSSKDGTNVVSGDSVVECASIAESCKQVVGIGINCTPPRYIQGLIQSIRKVTSKPILVYPNSGETYDGERKEWVATTGVAEEDFVSYVDKWCDAGASLVGGCCRTTPNTIRAISKLLSSKQVSQGLANIYVD encoded by the exons atGGGGTTGAAAACCGTAGAAGGGTTGACTGATTTCCTCCGGCAGTGCGGTGGCTATGCCGTCATCGACGGTGGACTCGCGACGGAGCTGGAACGTCATGGTGCAGACTTAAATGATCCTCTTTGGAGTGCCAAATGCGTTATTAGCTCACCTCATCTTATAAGAAGG GTGCACCTAGATTACCTGGAAGCTGGTGCAAACATTATAATATCTGCATCTTATCAG GCTACTCTTCAGGGATTTGAAGCAAAGGGCATATCAAAGGAAGAAGGTGAAGCATTACTTAAGAGAAGCGTGGAGATAGCATGTGAAGCACGGAACATATATAATGACAGAGCTGCGAAAAGTTCTTGGGATGATTTAGATAATGAAAGTAATTTGAAGCACAAACCAATCTTGGTTGCAGCATCTGTGGGAAGCTATGGAGCTTATTTGGCTGATGGTTCTGAATATAG TGGAATTTATGGTGATGCAATCATGGTGAAAACTCTTAAAGATTTTCATCGAAGGAGAGTTCAGGTTCTTGCCAATTCAGGTGCTGATTTGATTGCATTCGAGACAACTCCGAACAAAATGGAAGCTCAG GCTTATGCTGAGCTTCTTGAGGAAGAGGTCATAAATATTCCAGCCTGGTTTTCCTTCAGTTCTAAAGATGGTACCAATGTAGTCAGTGGGGATTCTGTGGTAGAATGTGCTTCGATCGCTGAGTCGTGTAAGCAAGTTGTTGGGATTGGAATCAATTGTACCCCTCCTAGATATATTCAAGGGCTGATCCAATCGATCCGAAAG GTAACAAGTAAACCAATACTTGTATATCCTAACAGTGGTGAGACTTATGATGGTGAAAGGAAAGAATGGGTG GCTACAACTGGTGTTGCAGAGGAAGATTTCGTGTCATACGTAGACAAGTGGTGTGATGCTGGAGCTTCTCTCGTCGGAGGTTGTTGCAGGACCACCCCAAATACCATTAGGGCTATTTCCAAGCTTCTTTCGAGCAAGCAGGTCTCACAAGGGCTAGCTAATATATATGTTGACTGA
- the LOC107759758 gene encoding homocysteine S-methyltransferase 2 isoform X1 has translation MGLKTVEGLTDFLRQCGGYAVIDGGLATELERHGADLNDPLWSAKCVISSPHLIRRVHLDYLEAGANIIISASYQATLQGFEAKGISKEEGEALLKRSVEIACEARNIYNDRAAKSSWDDLDNESNLKHKPILVAASVGSYGAYLADGSEYSGIYGDAIMVKTLKDFHRRRVQVLANSGADLIAFETTPNKMEAQAYAELLEEEVINIPAWFSFSSKDGTNVVSGDSVVECASIAESCKQVVGIGINCTPPRYIQGLIQSIRKATTGVAEEDFVSYVDKWCDAGASLVGGCCRTTPNTIRAISKLLSSKQVSQGLANIYVD, from the exons atGGGGTTGAAAACCGTAGAAGGGTTGACTGATTTCCTCCGGCAGTGCGGTGGCTATGCCGTCATCGACGGTGGACTCGCGACGGAGCTGGAACGTCATGGTGCAGACTTAAATGATCCTCTTTGGAGTGCCAAATGCGTTATTAGCTCACCTCATCTTATAAGAAGG GTGCACCTAGATTACCTGGAAGCTGGTGCAAACATTATAATATCTGCATCTTATCAG GCTACTCTTCAGGGATTTGAAGCAAAGGGCATATCAAAGGAAGAAGGTGAAGCATTACTTAAGAGAAGCGTGGAGATAGCATGTGAAGCACGGAACATATATAATGACAGAGCTGCGAAAAGTTCTTGGGATGATTTAGATAATGAAAGTAATTTGAAGCACAAACCAATCTTGGTTGCAGCATCTGTGGGAAGCTATGGAGCTTATTTGGCTGATGGTTCTGAATATAG TGGAATTTATGGTGATGCAATCATGGTGAAAACTCTTAAAGATTTTCATCGAAGGAGAGTTCAGGTTCTTGCCAATTCAGGTGCTGATTTGATTGCATTCGAGACAACTCCGAACAAAATGGAAGCTCAG GCTTATGCTGAGCTTCTTGAGGAAGAGGTCATAAATATTCCAGCCTGGTTTTCCTTCAGTTCTAAAGATGGTACCAATGTAGTCAGTGGGGATTCTGTGGTAGAATGTGCTTCGATCGCTGAGTCGTGTAAGCAAGTTGTTGGGATTGGAATCAATTGTACCCCTCCTAGATATATTCAAGGGCTGATCCAATCGATCCGAAAG GCTACAACTGGTGTTGCAGAGGAAGATTTCGTGTCATACGTAGACAAGTGGTGTGATGCTGGAGCTTCTCTCGTCGGAGGTTGTTGCAGGACCACCCCAAATACCATTAGGGCTATTTCCAAGCTTCTTTCGAGCAAGCAGGTCTCACAAGGGCTAGCTAATATATATGTTGACTGA